A genomic stretch from Methylorubrum extorquens includes:
- a CDS encoding glutamyl-tRNA(Gln) amidotransferase subunit A (Evidence 2b : Function from indirect experimental evidences (e.g. phenotypes); Product type e : enzyme), protein MPPFPTISALHAAYASGLGPREVLAETYRRLAAIDDPGIFLTLLPKAETFAAAAALGPFDPTEKPLWGVPFAVKDNLDVAGLPTTAACPDFAFVPPETAPCVARLLAAGAILIGKTNLDQFATGLVGLRTPHPAPRNALNADLVPGGSSSGSAVAVAHGLVAFALGTDTAGSGRVPAGLNNVVGLKPSLGSVSSRGLLPACRTLDTVSVFAGTVADADRVFRIMAGYDAADPYSRDLPVPTQPPGLPPGLRVGMPDAASLRFGGDPLSEAAFVAGLDDLATLTGRPDAVDLAPMFAIAALHYDGPWVAERYQAIRPLIERSPQALHPTTRAVIGRATAFTAADAFAGLYRLAELRRAADAVWEHIDVLVVPTYPRPVACAELEVDPIGPNSELGTYTNFVNLLDLCALAVPGRFRTDGLPAGLTLIAPRGRDGLLAALGARLHAAAGVPIGTSGESVPVPEAGPASAVPDEIELAVIGAHLSGLPLNRELTGLGARFLRMGATRPDYRLYALPGGPPRRPGLLRVAAGAGANIAAEVWALSPAAFGRFVAAIPAPLGIGTLHLADGTSPKGFLVEAEGIASGTDITRYGGWWGYLAAQSDGADRPTAVEPRSLHVA, encoded by the coding sequence GTGCCTCCCTTCCCGACAATCTCCGCCCTGCACGCGGCCTACGCCAGCGGTCTCGGCCCGCGAGAAGTCCTGGCCGAGACCTATCGGCGACTCGCCGCCATCGACGATCCGGGTATCTTCCTCACCTTGCTGCCCAAGGCAGAGACTTTCGCAGCCGCGGCGGCGCTCGGGCCCTTCGACCCGACCGAAAAACCGCTCTGGGGCGTGCCCTTCGCGGTCAAGGACAATCTCGACGTCGCCGGCCTGCCCACTACAGCGGCCTGTCCTGACTTCGCCTTCGTGCCGCCCGAGACCGCACCTTGCGTCGCGCGCCTGCTGGCCGCGGGTGCGATCCTGATCGGCAAGACCAATCTCGACCAGTTCGCCACGGGCCTCGTTGGCCTTCGCACGCCCCATCCGGCCCCGCGCAATGCCCTGAACGCCGACCTCGTGCCCGGCGGGTCGAGCAGCGGCTCGGCGGTAGCGGTGGCGCACGGGCTCGTCGCCTTCGCGCTCGGCACCGACACGGCGGGCTCCGGGCGGGTGCCGGCCGGCCTCAACAACGTGGTCGGGCTGAAACCCTCGCTCGGGTCCGTGTCGAGCCGGGGCCTGCTGCCGGCCTGCCGGACACTCGACACCGTCTCGGTCTTCGCTGGCACGGTCGCGGATGCCGACCGGGTGTTTCGGATCATGGCAGGCTACGACGCGGCCGATCCCTACTCCCGCGACCTACCCGTGCCGACCCAGCCACCCGGGCTGCCGCCGGGCCTGCGCGTCGGCATGCCTGATGCCGCAAGCCTTCGCTTCGGCGGCGATCCCCTGTCGGAGGCCGCCTTCGTGGCGGGACTCGACGACCTCGCTACCCTCACCGGACGGCCCGATGCAGTCGATCTCGCGCCGATGTTCGCCATCGCCGCGCTCCACTACGACGGCCCCTGGGTCGCTGAGCGCTATCAGGCGATCCGTCCGCTCATCGAGAGGTCACCGCAAGCGCTGCACCCGACCACCCGCGCGGTGATCGGCCGGGCCACGGCCTTTACTGCCGCTGACGCCTTCGCTGGCCTCTACCGGTTGGCCGAGCTGCGCCGAGCCGCTGACGCCGTGTGGGAGCACATCGACGTACTGGTGGTGCCGACCTACCCGCGGCCGGTCGCCTGCGCCGAACTTGAAGTCGACCCGATCGGCCCCAACAGCGAACTCGGGACCTACACGAACTTCGTCAATCTGCTCGACCTCTGCGCGCTCGCGGTGCCGGGCCGCTTCCGGACCGACGGCCTGCCGGCGGGCCTCACGCTGATCGCGCCGCGCGGCCGGGACGGGCTCCTCGCCGCCTTAGGCGCCCGCCTTCACGCGGCGGCCGGCGTCCCGATCGGCACGAGCGGGGAGTCGGTGCCGGTGCCGGAGGCCGGGCCGGCGAGCGCGGTCCCAGACGAAATCGAACTCGCGGTGATCGGCGCGCATCTCTCGGGACTTCCGCTCAACCGCGAGCTGACCGGCCTCGGGGCACGCTTTCTCCGGATGGGCGCCACGCGGCCGGATTATCGACTCTACGCGCTGCCCGGCGGTCCGCCCCGGCGGCCGGGCCTGTTGCGAGTCGCGGCCGGTGCGGGCGCGAACATTGCAGCCGAAGTCTGGGCCCTGTCGCCGGCCGCCTTCGGCCGTTTCGTGGCCGCCATCCCGGCCCCACTCGGCATCGGCACCCTTCACCTCGCTGACGGTACCAGTCCCAAGGGGTTTCTGGTCGAGGCCGAGGGGATCGCCTCTGGTACGGATATCACCCGATACGGCGGCTGGTGGGGTTACCTCGCCGCACAGAGCGACGGAGCGGACCGCCCCACCGCGGTTGAACCCCGGTCCCTCCACGTCGCCTAG
- a CDS encoding conserved protein of unknown function (Evidence 4 : Unknown function but conserved in other organisms) → MAAADAVHWRDLDRAALTRAYDNSGAVRDSAALVAGWRARSTAFREGKAGQTLAYGPGPRQAVDLYRCGAAGAPCLAFIHGGYWQRNAREDFTCMAEGPHALGLDVALIGYTLAPEASLTRISEEVGAALRLLRQKIGPSRLVVAGWSAGGHLAALMATLAADTVDAALAVSGIFDLEPIAGTALNDALRLTDGEVAELSPIHRLAPDGPPVSVIYGGAELPELCRQSEDYHAARRALGLAGDLHVVPGVDHFRVLDALIAPDGPIAREGARLAGL, encoded by the coding sequence ATGGCCGCGGCCGATGCCGTACACTGGCGCGACCTCGACCGCGCCGCGCTCACCCGGGCCTACGACAATTCGGGGGCGGTCCGGGACAGCGCCGCCCTCGTAGCAGGTTGGCGTGCCCGCAGCACCGCCTTCCGCGAAGGCAAGGCGGGGCAGACCTTGGCCTACGGCCCCGGCCCGCGGCAGGCCGTCGATCTCTACCGCTGCGGCGCGGCGGGGGCGCCCTGCCTCGCCTTCATCCATGGCGGCTACTGGCAGCGCAACGCCCGCGAAGACTTCACCTGCATGGCCGAGGGGCCGCACGCCCTCGGCCTCGACGTGGCGCTTATCGGCTACACCCTGGCCCCGGAGGCAAGCCTCACCCGGATCTCCGAGGAAGTCGGGGCGGCTTTGCGCCTGCTGCGGCAGAAGATCGGACCCTCGCGCCTCGTCGTCGCGGGCTGGTCGGCCGGCGGCCATCTCGCGGCGCTGATGGCGACCCTTGCGGCCGACACGGTCGATGCCGCCCTGGCCGTGAGCGGGATCTTCGATCTCGAACCGATCGCCGGGACCGCACTCAACGACGCGCTGCGCCTCACCGATGGGGAGGTCGCCGAGCTCTCGCCCATCCACCGCCTCGCCCCGGACGGGCCGCCCGTCTCGGTGATCTATGGCGGGGCCGAGCTGCCCGAGCTGTGCCGCCAATCCGAGGATTACCACGCCGCCCGCAGGGCGCTGGGCCTCGCTGGCGACCTGCACGTCGTGCCGGGCGTCGACCATTTTCGGGTGCTCGACGCCCTGATCGCGCCGGACGGCCCAATCGCCCGAGAAGGCGCCCGCCTCGCGGGCCTGTGA
- a CDS encoding ABC transporter, ATPase; putative taurine transporter (Evidence 2b : Function from indirect experimental evidences (e.g. phenotypes); Product type t : transporter), translating to MAEPTVPILTIRDVSKTYTAQGRRTEALRGAGLTVQRGEFVCLLGASGCGKSTLLRIAAGFEAPSSGQALMWDKPIAGPAPSRGMVFQDYGLFPWLSVRDNIGFGPKSRGRPAAEVRETARRYIDLVGLGRFADAYPHQLSGGMKQRVAIARVLANEAEMVLMDEPFGALDAMTRERLQDELLDLWARTGLTVLFVTHAIEEAIFLADRIVMMSPGPGRIEAVHTVDLPRRRDVSSPAFNDLRRMLSAQLHSHHAPKAA from the coding sequence ATGGCTGAGCCCACCGTTCCCATTCTGACGATCCGGGACGTCTCGAAGACCTACACGGCGCAAGGCCGACGGACGGAGGCCCTGCGCGGCGCCGGCCTCACCGTCCAGCGGGGGGAGTTCGTCTGCCTGCTCGGTGCCTCGGGCTGCGGGAAGTCGACCCTGCTGCGCATCGCCGCCGGCTTCGAGGCGCCGAGTTCGGGCCAGGCCCTGATGTGGGACAAGCCGATCGCCGGTCCCGCCCCGAGCCGCGGTATGGTGTTCCAGGATTACGGCCTGTTCCCCTGGCTCTCCGTACGCGACAATATCGGCTTCGGCCCCAAATCGCGGGGCCGCCCCGCGGCGGAGGTCCGCGAGACCGCGCGCCGATACATCGATCTGGTCGGTCTCGGCCGCTTCGCCGACGCCTATCCACACCAGCTTTCGGGCGGCATGAAGCAGCGCGTGGCCATTGCCCGGGTGCTCGCCAACGAGGCCGAGATGGTCCTCATGGACGAACCGTTCGGCGCCCTCGACGCCATGACCCGCGAGCGCCTCCAGGACGAACTCCTCGACCTCTGGGCCCGGACCGGCCTCACCGTGCTGTTCGTCACCCACGCCATCGAGGAGGCGATCTTCCTCGCCGACCGGATCGTGATGATGTCGCCGGGGCCGGGCCGGATCGAGGCCGTCCACACCGTCGACCTTCCGCGGCGCCGGGACGTGTCGAGCCCTGCCTTCAACGATCTGCGCCGCATGCTGTCGGCCCAGCTCCACAGCCACCACGCGCCGAAGGCCGCCTAA
- a CDS encoding ABC transporter, permease component; putative taurine transporter (Evidence 2b : Function from indirect experimental evidences (e.g. phenotypes); Product type t : transporter), whose amino-acid sequence MSAAIEGAALPAALPTAMPAQGQSPRPNAPLRNLLDRLRGPVLALVVPLAALALWHFATANRPYSLVPPPAEVWLALRDMAFGGINDDAFSATLWAHLWASLSRVYGGFALAAAAALPLGLMIGRVPLVRALLDPVLQILRPIPVTAWLPLAMILFGLGATSAFFLVFLGAFYPILVNTVFGVRSVEPRLFEAAAMLGCTGPAQFLRVVLPAALPSIFTGLRLGLGFAWVVIVVGEMTGVQTGLGAVIMEARQLSRTEIVICGMGVIGVAGFVSDWIVMRIGRRLLSWSPSHG is encoded by the coding sequence GTGAGCGCCGCGATCGAGGGCGCCGCCCTCCCCGCCGCCTTGCCGACCGCCATGCCGGCTCAGGGACAGAGCCCAAGGCCGAACGCCCCGCTCCGCAACCTCCTCGACCGCTTGCGCGGCCCTGTCCTCGCGCTGGTGGTGCCGCTGGCGGCCCTTGCGCTCTGGCACTTCGCCACCGCGAACCGGCCCTACAGCCTCGTCCCGCCTCCCGCTGAAGTGTGGCTGGCCCTGCGCGACATGGCGTTCGGCGGGATCAACGACGACGCCTTCAGCGCCACTCTCTGGGCCCATCTCTGGGCCTCGCTGTCGCGGGTCTATGGCGGCTTCGCATTGGCCGCCGCGGCGGCCCTGCCGCTCGGACTGATGATCGGGCGGGTGCCCCTGGTCCGGGCCCTCCTCGATCCCGTGCTGCAGATCCTGCGCCCGATCCCTGTCACCGCGTGGCTGCCGCTGGCCATGATCCTGTTCGGGCTCGGGGCCACCTCGGCCTTCTTCCTCGTGTTCCTGGGCGCCTTCTACCCGATCCTCGTCAACACCGTGTTCGGCGTGCGTTCGGTGGAGCCGCGCCTGTTCGAGGCGGCGGCGATGCTGGGCTGCACGGGTCCCGCCCAGTTCCTCCGGGTGGTGCTGCCCGCCGCCCTCCCCTCGATCTTCACCGGACTGCGGCTCGGCCTGGGCTTCGCCTGGGTGGTGATCGTGGTCGGCGAGATGACGGGCGTCCAGACCGGCCTCGGCGCCGTCATCATGGAGGCGCGCCAGCTCTCGCGCACCGAGATTGTGATCTGCGGCATGGGCGTGATCGGCGTCGCCGGCTTCGTCTCGGACTGGATCGTCATGCGCATCGGTCGCCGCCTCCTCTCGTGGAGCCCCTCCCATGGCTGA
- a CDS encoding ABC transporter, periplasmic protein; putative taurine transporter (Evidence 2b : Function from indirect experimental evidences (e.g. phenotypes); Product type t : transporter) — protein sequence MIDRRSLLAGLGAGLVASSLPGRVARAQAAPTVIRMGSLKLIHSIAPHFYERFTPEGVRVEVIPFESPTEGKNAVVTKSVDFGTFGLAAATLGAAAGEPIVVIASTCNRGMGVIARKDSDIRTIKDLRGKRVAIWPGSTQEVFALERMRMEGLSVKDITPVRISFSEMHLALARGDVDAYVGAEPAPGVSLASGIGQLVEYPYGTEMGSLNMVFGAHRDTLAERPDLVRTMLQIHRKATEFAAKDREAMIAMAVAKLGQKREALAISAPNVELTWKLGPDEVRQAKIYADRMLALKQIKRLPEDGFIDTRFVDAMRDA from the coding sequence ATGATCGACCGCCGCAGCCTCCTCGCCGGTCTCGGAGCCGGCCTCGTCGCGAGTTCACTCCCCGGCCGCGTTGCGCGGGCACAGGCCGCTCCGACCGTCATCCGGATGGGCTCGCTCAAGCTCATTCACTCGATCGCGCCCCACTTCTACGAACGCTTCACGCCCGAAGGCGTGCGGGTCGAGGTCATCCCGTTCGAGAGCCCGACCGAGGGCAAGAACGCCGTCGTCACCAAGTCGGTGGATTTCGGCACGTTCGGGCTCGCGGCAGCGACGCTCGGGGCCGCGGCGGGCGAGCCGATCGTCGTGATCGCCTCTACCTGCAACCGCGGCATGGGGGTGATCGCTCGCAAGGATTCCGACATCCGGACGATCAAGGACCTGCGCGGCAAGCGCGTGGCGATCTGGCCCGGCAGCACGCAGGAGGTGTTCGCCCTGGAGCGGATGCGCATGGAGGGACTGTCCGTGAAGGACATCACCCCGGTGCGCATCTCCTTCTCGGAGATGCACCTCGCGCTCGCCCGCGGCGACGTCGATGCCTATGTCGGCGCCGAGCCCGCCCCCGGCGTCAGCCTCGCCTCGGGCATCGGGCAGCTCGTCGAGTACCCCTACGGCACCGAGATGGGCTCGCTCAACATGGTGTTCGGCGCCCATCGGGACACGCTGGCCGAGCGGCCCGACCTCGTGCGCACCATGCTGCAGATCCACCGCAAAGCCACCGAGTTCGCCGCCAAGGACCGGGAGGCGATGATCGCCATGGCGGTGGCCAAGCTCGGCCAGAAGCGCGAGGCGCTGGCGATCTCGGCCCCGAACGTCGAACTCACCTGGAAGCTCGGGCCCGACGAGGTGCGGCAGGCCAAGATTTATGCCGATCGCATGCTGGCACTAAAGCAGATCAAGCGCCTTCCCGAAGACGGTTTCATCGACACCCGCTTCGTCGATGCCATGAGGGACGCGTGA
- a CDS encoding putative transcriptional regulator, LysR family (Evidence 3 : Putative function from multiple computational evidences; PubMedId : 8763943; Product type r : regulator), translated as MKHLRSLTAVAEVARSGSIRRAAERLNITPSALTRQIQDIEYELGTPIFERLAQGMRLNAAGELLARHIRDQAADLDRVRSQIADLSGVRRGHVALACSQAFVTRMIPEEVETYRAQFPQVAFTVQVRDHVQAVAALVSFEADLALILQPPPSAELHALYAGRQSLCALMRASHPLASEDGPIRLRDCLGHALALPDRSLAIRHHIEQALARRGVEMRATVESGSLEFLRNVVLREDVVSFQVPSGIPDDPHLRSRLIDARDLEPMSVVLAQLRGRLLPVAASKFADQLAARLNRQVTAA; from the coding sequence ATGAAGCATCTGCGCAGCCTTACCGCGGTGGCCGAGGTCGCTCGCAGCGGATCGATCCGGCGGGCAGCCGAGCGCCTCAACATCACGCCCTCGGCGCTGACCCGGCAGATCCAGGACATCGAGTACGAGCTCGGAACGCCGATCTTCGAGCGCCTTGCACAAGGGATGCGGCTGAACGCGGCGGGGGAATTGCTGGCGCGGCACATCCGCGACCAGGCCGCGGACCTCGACCGGGTGCGCTCGCAGATCGCCGACCTTTCCGGCGTGCGCCGAGGCCACGTGGCGCTTGCCTGCAGTCAAGCCTTCGTCACCCGGATGATCCCGGAGGAGGTCGAGACCTACCGGGCACAGTTTCCCCAGGTCGCCTTCACCGTGCAGGTGCGCGATCATGTCCAGGCGGTGGCCGCCCTCGTCTCGTTCGAGGCCGACCTCGCGCTCATCCTCCAGCCCCCGCCCTCGGCGGAGCTGCATGCGCTCTATGCCGGCCGTCAGTCCCTTTGCGCCCTCATGCGGGCGAGCCATCCCCTGGCCTCCGAGGACGGGCCGATCCGGCTGCGCGACTGTCTCGGCCACGCCCTGGCGCTGCCCGACCGTTCGCTCGCCATCCGCCACCATATTGAGCAGGCGCTCGCCCGGCGCGGGGTCGAGATGCGCGCGACCGTGGAATCGGGATCGCTGGAATTTCTGCGCAACGTCGTCCTGCGGGAGGATGTCGTCAGCTTCCAGGTGCCGAGCGGCATTCCCGACGACCCGCACCTGCGCAGCCGTCTGATCGATGCCCGCGATCTCGAACCGATGAGTGTCGTGCTGGCGCAACTGCGCGGACGTCTGCTCCCGGTCGCGGCGAGCAAATTCGCCGACCAACTCGCCGCACGCCTGAACCGTCAGGTGACCGCAGCCTGA
- a CDS encoding conserved protein of unknown function (Evidence 4 : Unknown function but conserved in other organisms), giving the protein MLILTEPPAVRSGIPGMFFFFSNRLGCLGSILISVLLTVILVGIFRGV; this is encoded by the coding sequence TTGCTGATCCTCACGGAACCACCTGCTGTCCGCAGCGGTATTCCCGGCATGTTCTTTTTCTTCTCCAACCGGTTGGGCTGTCTTGGCTCGATCCTAATCTCCGTGCTGCTCACGGTCATCCTGGTCGGGATCTTCCGGGGGGTCTGA
- a CDS encoding protein of unknown function; putative exported protein (Evidence 5 : Unknown function): MKTYKLIALLAPLAACSSSAQAISLAEMKERTAVIASRYLEIWSANNASPISGVPYMYGPTVVFYGKRYTQANLVDEKRRAIRQWPVRQYVHRPGTLKINCNASTLKCAARSTIDFDASNPSKGTSKSGSAKFDLGVSFADRHPVILYEGGSLNSQRAGR, encoded by the coding sequence ATGAAAACTTATAAATTGATAGCGCTTCTGGCTCCGCTTGCTGCATGTTCGTCCTCCGCGCAGGCCATCAGTCTGGCCGAGATGAAGGAACGCACAGCAGTCATTGCCAGCCGCTATCTCGAAATTTGGTCTGCCAATAATGCGAGTCCGATTTCAGGCGTGCCATACATGTACGGACCAACAGTGGTTTTCTACGGCAAACGGTATACTCAGGCCAATCTGGTGGACGAAAAACGGCGAGCTATACGTCAGTGGCCGGTGCGGCAATACGTTCATCGACCCGGAACACTCAAGATCAATTGCAATGCATCCACACTGAAGTGTGCCGCGCGTTCAACGATTGATTTCGACGCAAGTAATCCTAGCAAGGGTACGTCCAAATCTGGCTCAGCTAAGTTCGATTTAGGTGTCTCCTTCGCTGACCGTCATCCCGTTATTCTCTACGAGGGTGGGAGCCTAAACAGCCAACGTGCCGGCAGATAG
- a CDS encoding protein of unknown function (Evidence 5 : Unknown function), which produces MELRTNTAQLWTPASVVAGTEILRQVLNPEPSFTCSIKTADACFLEATPYDCISICGWSSFHCSLYCNRVRQNYDFSGGNGSKIACLGRCLSSRVRLG; this is translated from the coding sequence TTGGAGCTGCGAACCAATACTGCTCAACTTTGGACGCCTGCATCCGTCGTCGCCGGAACCGAAATTCTTCGTCAGGTGTTGAATCCCGAACCCTCATTCACTTGTAGCATAAAGACTGCAGATGCCTGCTTTCTCGAAGCCACGCCTTATGATTGCATTAGCATTTGCGGCTGGAGCAGCTTCCACTGCAGCCTTTATTGCAATCGGGTCCGACAGAACTATGACTTCTCAGGAGGGAACGGAAGCAAAATTGCCTGCCTCGGCCGTTGCCTCTCCAGCCGAGTCCGGCTTGGGTAG
- a CDS encoding protein of unknown function; putative exported protein; putative phospholipase A2 domain (Evidence 5 : Unknown function): MLGLLLVADPNTSVAQGVQEAPAASAEADEPRPGPPPPLPDISDPNGRAGEALNEPGERSGIPKALRASGSKAGGPANDLNSSGRAEAPAPPKGNLSRVVAGKELFHGNYCGKGQRGEGLPPTDDLDAACMRHDACYDTAGYSSCACDATLKRDAAIVSDSPSVSLEVRRRALSVIEAATAMDCRAP; this comes from the coding sequence ATGTTGGGGCTGCTGCTTGTGGCCGACCCGAACACTTCCGTCGCACAAGGCGTTCAGGAAGCACCCGCTGCGTCCGCCGAGGCGGACGAACCGCGCCCTGGGCCGCCTCCTCCGTTACCGGACATTTCGGACCCGAACGGCCGGGCCGGCGAGGCCCTGAACGAACCAGGCGAGCGCTCCGGCATCCCGAAGGCCCTACGCGCCTCGGGCTCCAAGGCGGGCGGGCCAGCCAACGACCTCAACTCGAGCGGCCGGGCCGAGGCGCCGGCACCGCCGAAAGGAAACCTTAGCCGGGTCGTCGCCGGGAAAGAGCTGTTCCACGGGAACTACTGCGGAAAGGGCCAGCGGGGCGAGGGTCTGCCGCCGACGGATGACCTCGACGCCGCGTGCATGCGCCACGACGCCTGCTACGACACCGCCGGGTACAGCTCATGCGCCTGCGACGCGACACTGAAGCGGGACGCAGCCATCGTCTCGGATAGCCCGAGCGTATCGCTCGAAGTCCGGCGAAGGGCTCTTAGCGTCATCGAGGCGGCAACCGCGATGGACTGCCGCGCGCCGTGA
- a CDS encoding Transcriptional regulator, LysR family (Evidence 2b : Function from indirect experimental evidences (e.g. phenotypes); Product type r : regulator), whose product MNLLDVALFCAIVTTGSLSAAGRQAGLSPMAVSRRLAALEHELGVRLIHRTTRSVALTADGETFLPLAQTMLEAQEAATAAFSEQHEGLSGVLRVTAPHRIGRALVVPLVVRLMAENPRLKVDLTFSDGIVDIAAAGIDVAVRVATLQASELVAVHVADNPRILCAATAYLAAHGCPERLADLDAHACLTLHAMDAWTFRQAGHPIAKRIKGRLAASSVDTVHAACVAGAGLALLTYWDVAQDLANGTLKALTLNDAEPEQLAIWAVLPTRQHMPARVRRFIDGLKSALVVSLPNVPTSGSLFSS is encoded by the coding sequence ATGAATCTTTTGGATGTGGCCCTGTTCTGCGCCATCGTCACGACCGGCAGCCTCTCGGCCGCCGGGCGGCAGGCGGGACTGTCTCCGATGGCGGTCAGCCGGCGCCTTGCGGCGCTGGAACACGAGCTCGGGGTGCGCCTGATCCACCGCACCACGCGCTCCGTGGCTCTGACAGCGGACGGCGAGACGTTCCTGCCGCTCGCTCAGACGATGCTGGAGGCGCAGGAGGCGGCGACGGCGGCCTTCTCCGAACAGCACGAGGGCTTGAGCGGGGTCCTGCGCGTGACCGCGCCCCACCGCATCGGCCGGGCTCTCGTCGTACCCCTGGTCGTCCGGCTGATGGCCGAAAACCCGCGCCTCAAGGTCGACTTGACCTTCTCGGACGGGATCGTGGACATCGCGGCCGCCGGTATCGACGTGGCGGTTAGAGTAGCAACCCTGCAAGCGTCCGAGCTGGTCGCCGTTCATGTGGCGGACAACCCACGCATCCTGTGTGCCGCGACGGCCTATCTCGCTGCGCACGGATGCCCCGAGCGTCTCGCCGACCTCGACGCACACGCCTGCCTGACACTGCACGCGATGGACGCCTGGACGTTCCGCCAAGCCGGGCATCCCATTGCCAAGCGCATCAAGGGCAGACTGGCCGCCAGCAGCGTCGATACGGTGCACGCCGCCTGCGTCGCCGGAGCCGGGCTCGCCTTGCTGACCTATTGGGATGTGGCACAGGACTTGGCCAATGGCACCCTCAAGGCCCTAACCCTCAACGATGCCGAGCCGGAGCAGTTGGCCATCTGGGCCGTGCTCCCAACCCGGCAACACATGCCGGCGCGCGTGCGTCGGTTCATTGACGGGCTCAAGTCCGCGTTGGTGGTGTCTCTTCCAAACGTACCGACATCAGGAAGCCTCTTCTCATCCTGA
- a CDS encoding NADH:flavin oxidoreductase/NADH oxidase (Evidence 2b : Function from indirect experimental evidences (e.g. phenotypes); Product type e : enzyme), producing MSKDANGLFTATDITGLTLRNRLAVAPMTRVSASEDGTATETMARYYERFARGGFGLLVTEGIYTDQAFAQGYLRQPGITNEAQSQAWRPVVDAVHRHGARIFAQLMHAGAISQGNRFRDTTIGPSAVQPKGHQMEFYYGKGAYPMPTAMTEEQIADAIEGFATSAARAVAAGFDGIEIHGANGYLIDQFLTDYANRRDDRWGGDTRRRTTLVRAVFDAVRATVRAGVPVGVRISQGKVNDFSHKWAGREQDAEAIFGALAEAGASYLHVTEHKVWEPAFEGGRDSLVALARRYAPHVTLIANGGVQDAARAQEVMAAGADIVALGKAALANPDFPNRVRAEREVTAFDPTILGPIANIKPSELAA from the coding sequence ATGAGCAAGGACGCAAACGGCCTTTTCACCGCCACCGATATAACCGGGTTGACGCTTCGTAACCGCTTGGCCGTCGCCCCGATGACACGTGTGAGCGCTTCCGAGGACGGCACCGCCACGGAGACGATGGCCCGCTATTACGAGCGCTTCGCCCGTGGCGGCTTCGGGCTCCTGGTCACCGAAGGCATCTATACCGACCAGGCGTTTGCCCAGGGCTACCTTCGCCAGCCCGGCATTACCAACGAGGCTCAGTCTCAGGCTTGGCGACCGGTGGTGGACGCCGTGCATCGGCATGGCGCGCGCATTTTCGCGCAGCTCATGCATGCGGGTGCGATCAGCCAGGGCAACCGCTTTCGCGACACCACCATCGGACCCTCGGCCGTGCAGCCCAAGGGTCACCAGATGGAGTTCTACTACGGCAAGGGCGCCTATCCGATGCCCACCGCCATGACCGAGGAGCAGATCGCGGACGCCATCGAAGGCTTCGCCACGTCGGCGGCACGGGCGGTCGCGGCCGGGTTCGACGGCATCGAGATCCACGGCGCGAACGGCTACCTCATCGACCAGTTCCTGACCGACTACGCCAACCGGCGCGACGACCGGTGGGGCGGCGACACGCGTCGGCGCACCACGCTCGTGCGCGCCGTGTTCGATGCGGTTCGGGCCACGGTCCGGGCCGGCGTCCCGGTTGGCGTGCGCATCTCGCAGGGCAAGGTCAACGACTTCAGCCACAAGTGGGCGGGTCGCGAGCAGGACGCCGAGGCCATCTTCGGCGCACTCGCCGAGGCCGGAGCCAGCTACCTCCACGTCACCGAGCACAAGGTGTGGGAGCCTGCCTTCGAGGGAGGTCGTGACAGCCTCGTTGCCCTGGCTCGCCGCTACGCACCGCATGTCACGCTGATCGCCAACGGCGGCGTGCAGGATGCGGCGCGGGCGCAGGAGGTGATGGCCGCGGGGGCCGACATCGTGGCGCTCGGCAAGGCCGCGCTCGCGAACCCGGACTTCCCGAACCGCGTCCGGGCCGAGCGGGAGGTGACCGCGTTCGACCCCACCATCCTCGGGCCCATCGCCAACATCAAGCCGAGCGAGCTCGCAGCCTGA